The window CGCGTTGACCGGCGTCGCCGTCGGCGGGCCGTCCAGCGGTGTCTTCCCGACCTCGATGCTCGACACTCAGATCGCGCCGGGGCTGCTACACGAGTCCGGCGTCATGCTCGGCGCAGGCGGGGTGATCGCACTTGATGAGCGCACGCCCGCGCTGGACGTCGTGAGGCGGCTGGCGGCGTACAACGCTGCGGAGTCGTGCGGCAAGTGCACGCCGTGCCGCGAGGGCACGCCCCGCATGGTGGACGCGCTAGACCGCATCCTCTCCGGCAAGGGCGCGCAGTCGGACATCGAGGAGCTGCGGTACCTGGCGGACGTCGTGGGCGCTGCGTCGCTATGCGGCCTCGGCCAGGCCGCCGGCAGCCCAATCACCAGCGCGCTCCGGTTCTTCGGGGACGAGATCGCGATGCGGGTAGCGTCAGGAGCACGGTAAATTGACATGATCATACATGTGGTTGAGGTGACTGTGATCGGGGACTACATGCTGGCATTGACGTTCGACGATGGTTCATCTAGGACAGTCAGCCTACAACATCTATTGAACGGTCCTGCCTTTGAAATGCACCGCGACCCCGTCTATTTCGCCCGTGTCAGCATAGACACCGTTGCCGGGACTGTCGCATGGCCGAACGGAGTCGATATCGCGCCTGAAACACTCTACGAACTAAGCTCGGAGACCATCTAAACGCCCAACCATAAATCGCCGACGACAAAGGGGGATACGAAATGGTCGATTCCGCCGGAGAAACACCAGAGCGCAGTTAATTTGGAGACCGATTGAAAGGAGTTGCCACGTCTTTTGTGTCACACACAAAGGAAACGGCGGCTAAAGTAGCCAGTGAAACGGTCGACAAGACGAACGTTTTGACCGGCAAGAAGGTTGAGGAACTTGTCAAAGAGTACAGCGAGCTCTACACAGCGGTGCTGCTTGGCTTACATAAGGACCTCCTTGCACAAAAGGCGAGGACTGAAGAGAGCGCCCGGAATTCTGTTCAGATACAGCAGCAAAACGAGTTGCGGATCGCCCGACTAGAGAAATTAGCGACATCCAAACCGATGCAGAATTATCTCGCGATGGCG of the SAR202 cluster bacterium genome contains:
- a CDS encoding DUF2442 domain-containing protein — its product is MIIHVVEVTVIGDYMLALTFDDGSSRTVSLQHLLNGPAFEMHRDPVYFARVSIDTVAGTVAWPNGVDIAPETLYELSSETI